In Burkholderia lata, the DNA window CGTCCGGTTCGGAGGCGGACCGTGAGGCGGGCGGGGCGGGGTGCGGTAGCATGGCGCGATCAGCGGGCATTCGAGTCCTGCGCGAGACGCCGAGGCGATCGATGGCGACACCAGGTGAAGCGAATTGACCACCCCCGGGCTCGACACGCGGGAGGCGCGGCTCTCCGATTGCGCCGCAATCGCGAGGCTGCTGTGCCAGCTTGGATACGAGGCGACGCCCGCGCTGATTCATGAAAAATTGCAGTCGTTCGCCGACAAGCCGGGTGATCTGGTATGCGTGACAACGTTGGATGGCGAGGTGGTCGGCAGTATCAGCCTGCACATCCTGCCGCTCTTTCATGCAGCCGGAAATCTCGGGCGCATCACGAGCATGGTCGTTGACGAGCGTCACCGGGGATGCGGGATTGGCGGTGCACTGATGGCGACTGCAGAACGTTGGTTCGAGAGCGGCCGATGCGTGAAGCTGGAGGTGACGAGCGGCGATCAACGCCCGGACGCTCACCGCTTTTATGCGCATCATGGTTTCGCGCGCGACGGGCAGCGGCTCTCCAGGAAAATGCATCCGTAGCGCATGTCCGAAAACAAAAGCCCGCTGCGTGCGGGCTTTTGTTTTCAGCGATTGAAGCGCGATTCGCGAACGGGCGCACCGGCTATGCGATGTCGCTCGTTCGTCGCGGCATCCGCTCAACCATCCACCGGCTGCGCCGGCGTGTCGAGCGTCAACTGATAGAACGCCGCGTCGAGCCACCGGCCGAACTTGAATCCCGCCTGCGTGATCGTGCCCGAGTGCACGAATCCGAGCTTCGTATGCAGTGCGATGCTTCCCGCATTGGTCGCATCGATGCAGCCGACCACCACGTGCACCTGCGCTTCGTGCGCGCGCCGGACCACTTCGCGCAGCAGCACCTCGCCAAGCCCGCGGCCGCGCTGGTCGCGATGCACGTACACGCTGTGTTCGACCGTGTACTTGTAGGCGGGAAACGCGCGGAACGTGCCCCAGCTCGCAAAGCCGAGCAGCGTGCCCGATGCGTCGACGGCGCCGATGACCGGGAACCCGCCCGCGCGCTTCGCCGCGAACCACGCGACCATCGCTTCCGGCGGACGCGGCTTGTAGTCGTACAGCGCGGTCGACGTCGCGATCGCGTCGTTCAGGATCTCGAGAATGGCCGGCGCATGCTCGGCCTCGCTGCAATCGATCAGGCGCACGTCGTCGCGCTGTTTCGGGGAATTCATACGGGCTCCTGTGGGCAGTAAGTAGGGCGCGCGCACGGCTGCTGCGACGACGCGTTCATCAGAGATTCCGCACGCCGGCGGCGGACGCATCGCAGATCGCGACGACATAGCGCGCGGCATGCGACGACGGATTGCTGAAAATCAGCGGCTGGTCGAGCCGCATGGCCAGGCAGTCGCCTTCGTGAAGTTCGTGAAGCGCGTCGCCGAACGTGACGTCGACGCGGCCGCTGATGACCCACACCTGCTGATGCAGCGCGCTTTCGCGTCCGCCACTGTCGTACGCGACGCGGGCACCGGGCGGGAAATCCACCTCGACGAGCTGGATCGGCGACGGCCAGCCGGCCGGGGAGAGATTGCGGCGTACATAGCCGGACGCAGGGTCTCGCCATTCGGCCTGCTGCGCGTGGCGCGCCAGCGGCTGCGTGGGCGTGTCGTCCTGGTCGCCGCCGAACAGCCCGGCCAGCGACACGCCGAGCCCGGCCGCGAGCTTGTCGAGCACGACGGCCGTCGGGCTGGCCGATGCGCGTTCGATGAGCGAGATCATCGAACGGCTGACGCCGGAGCGCGCGGCCAGCGCATCGAGCGTGTAGCCTCGCACGGTGCGCAGGTCGCGTACGCGCCGGGCGATGCGTTCGTTGATGCCGGTGTCGTCGGCAACGGCGGTAGCTGATTCTTTCATGATGGATTTATTTTCCAGCAAACTGGAATTCGATGTCAACGGGATTGACGTCCGATGGCTCGATGGAATCCGAACGGCTTGCCCGGCAGTCGCGCGCGGCGTAATATACGAATCGACTACGTTTCGTTTAATTGGGGATATATGGGCATCATCAAGATTTCCGAGCACATGCACGAGCGGCTGCGCTCGACCAGCACGGCGCTGAGCCGCTCGATCAACGCGCAGGCCGAACACTGGCTGCGCGTCGGGATGCTGGCGGAACTCAATCCGGCGCTGTCCTACGGGGACATCTGCCGGATGCTGATCGAGGCCGAAGCGCGGGGCGGTGAAGCGGGGCCGGCGGAATCGGTCGAGCACGGCATCGAGCAGGTGGCGTAATGGCGAAGCGAGAAATCCCGATCCGCGGCGCCGCGGAAATCGCCAAGTCGCGCGAAGCCGCGAAGCTCGCGTCGCAGGTGCTGACGATGATCACCGAGCACGTGAAGCCGGGTGTCACCACCGACGAGCTGGACGTGCTCTGCCGCAACTACATCGTCGACGTGCTCGGTGCGATCCCGGCGAACATCGGCTACCACGGTTATCCGAAGACGCTCTGCACGTCGGTCAATCACGTGGTGTGTCACGGCATTCCGACGTCGCGGCCGCTGCGCGACGGCGACATCGTGAACCTCGACATTGCGGTGATCAAGGACGGCTGGTTCGGCGATACGAGCCGCATGTATTTCGTCGGCGAACCGAACGAGCTCGCGCGTCGGCTTGTCGCGACGACCTATGAGGCGATGCACGCGGGCATTCGCGCGGTGCGTCCGGGCGCAACGCTCGGCGACGTCGGCTACGCGATCCAGCAGGTCGCGCATCGCGAAGGATTCAGCGTGGTTCGCGAGTACTGCGGGCACGGCATCGGCGATGTCTATCACGACGAGCCGCAGGTGCTTCACTACGGCCGCCCGGGCACCGGCGTGCCGCTCCGGCCGGGGATGATCTTCACGATCGAGCCGATGCTCAACGCAGGCAAGCGCGACACGCGCATGCTGGCGGACGGCTGGACGGTCGTCACGAAGGACCATTCGCTGTCGGCGCAATGGGAGCACATGGTCGTGGTGACCGAGACGGGCTTCGAGGTGCTGTCCGAGGACGTGAAGCCGCAGGCGTTTCCGGTGCTGTCCGGCACGCACGCCGCCTGATATCTGCAGTGCGCCGCGAACGGCGGTGCGGCGTCACAGTGAAACGGGCCCCTTTGCGGGGCCCGTTTCGTTTTCGTTCCAGGTTGCGCGGCGCGATTTACGCGCGAACGCGCCGACCGGCTGCTCGGTGGGGGAGCGCGGCTTGGCCGCCGCTCAACCGCGCGCCTTCTGCCATGCGGATTCGACGAACACGCGGCACAGCGCTTCCATCCCCTTGCGGTCTTCGTCGTCGAAGCGTGCGGCGACCGGGCTGTCGACGTCCCACACGCCGATCAGCGTGCCGTCGGCGGCCACCAGCGGCACGACGATTTCCGATTCCGATGCGGCGTCGCACGCGATATGGCCGGGGAAGTCATGCACGTCGCGCACGACCTGCGTCTCGCGCGTCTGCGCGGCCGTGCCGCACACGCCCTTGCCGAGCGCGATCCGCACGCAGGCGGGCTTGCCCTGGAACGGTCCGACCACGAGTTCCGTCCCGTCGAAGAAGTAGAAACCGGCCCAGTTGAGACGGTCGAGCGAGTGGTAGACCAGCGCGGAAAAATTGGCCGCGTTCGCGGTCAGGTCGCGTTCGGATTCGACGAGCGCGCGTGCCTGCTCGACGAGCGTCGCGTATTGATCGGCCTTGGAGGCGTTGGGGTCGTTGGACAGCGTGAACATGGCGGGAAAACGATCAGGGTTGTGGAATGCGCGATGCGCGTACCGCAGTCTACGGCACGCGTGCGTGGTTTGCAGCGCCCGGTTACGCGTGAAGCGGCGCGCTCAATCGGGTTCGAGTTCGGCAAACCGCTCCGCCAGGAAATCGAGCAGCGCGCGTACTGAGGGCAGCAGCCCCCGGCGCGACGCGAACACCGCATGCACGATCTCGCGGCGCGGCGCCCAGTCGGGCAGTACGGTCACCAGCTCGCCGCGCGCGACCTCATCGCGCACCATCATCGTCGGCAATTGCACGATGCCGACGCCCGCGACGGCCGCCGCGCGCAGCGCGAGCATGCCGCCCGTCACGAAGCGCGGCTGGTGATGAATTTCCGCGTGAGCGCCATCGGGCCCGCGCAGTCGCCACACGTGCGCGGACTGCGGGGCGCCGTGATCGAGACTCGGCAGGCGTGCGAGATCGGCGGGAACGGCCGGTGCGCCGTGCTCGCGCAGCAGCGAGGGGCTCGCGACGAGGCATTGGCCGCGCTCGGCCAGCATGCGCAGCGCGAGATCGCTGTCTTCGAGTGGCGGCGGGCGCACGCGGATCGCGACGTCGATCCCTTCGCCAACCACGTCGACGCGCCGGTTGGTCGCTTCCAGATGGATCTCGACGCGTGGGCACGCAACCATGAACGCGGCGATCATCGTGCCGACCAGCGAATCGAGCAGTACGATCGGGCAACTGACGCGCACGATGCCGCGCGGTTCCTCGTGCAGCAGCGCGATCGCCTCGTCGGCCGCATCGGCTTCGACGAGCATCGCGCGGCAATGCGCGTAATAGGTCTGGCCGACGTCGGTAACCGTGAAGCGCCGCGTCGAGCGCTGGATCAGCCGCATCCCGAGCCGCGCCTCGAGCAGCGCGATGCGGCGACTCAGCTTCGATTTCGGCATGTCCAGCGCACGCCCGGCCGGTGCGAAGCCGCCGTGTTCGACGACCTGCACGAAGTAATAGAGATCGTTCAGATCCCGCGCTTTATCGTTCATGAAATGGAACGCTGAGTGCGATTTTGGCAGTCTACCGGATCGATCGTTCCACCACTATATTTCTACCCAGGATGCGAAACACGTGTTTCGCCGCAATTCGGAGAAGGCAATGAAGAAGATCCAGGGTGTCTACAGTGCGCCGCGCGGCCATTGGGTCGGCGACGGTTTCCCGGTGCGTTCGATGTTCAGCTACCAGTCTCACGGCGCGCACCTGAGCCCGTTCCTGCTGCTCGATTACGCCGGCCCGGCCACGTTCGAGCCGGGTTCGGTCTCGGCACCGCGCGGTGTCGGCCAGCATCCGCATCGCGGGTTCGAAACGGTGACGATCGTCTATGACGGCGAGGTCGCGCACCGCGACTCGACCGGCGCGGGCGGCGTGATCGGCCCGGGCGACGTGCAGTGGATGACGGCCGCGAGCGGGATCCTCCATGAGGAATTCCACTCGGAAGGGTTCACGCAGCGGGGCGGCCCGCTCGAGATGGTGCAGCTGTGGGTGAACCTGCCCGCCGCGGACAAGATGGGTGCGCCCGGCTACCAGACGCTGCTGAACGCCGACATCCCCGTGGTCGAGCTGCCGGACGGCGCGGGGCATGCGCGGATCATCGCGGGTGAATTCGACGGGCGGCGCGGCCCGGCCCGCACGCATACGCCGATCGATGTGTGGGACGTGCGGCTCGTGGCCGGCGGCCATGTGCGGTTCCCGGTCGCCGACGGGCGCACGCTCGCGGTGGTCGTGCTGAGCGGTACCGTGCAGGTGAACGGTGAGACGGTCGCTCGCGAAGCGCAGTTCGTGCAACTCGGCCGCGACGGCAGCGACGTCGAGATCGAAGCGAACGGCGACGCGAAGCTGCTGATCCTGAGCGGCGAGCCGATCGACGAACCTGTCGTCGGTTACGGGCCGTTCGTGATGAACTCGCAAGAGGAGATCCGTACCGCGATCGAGGACTTCAACAGCGGCCGCTTCGGCCAGATGCCGGCATGACGGACAGGCCCCGCGCAATGCGGGGCCTTTTTTTGCGCGCGGACAGTCGATCGCGCGGCGAGTGCGCTTCGAGGCATAATCGTCGATTGCCGCGCGCCGGCCGGCGCGCCCGAATCAGGACCGACCATGAACGCATCCGCTGCATCCCCGAGCGCCGCCGATCTCGACTGGCGCTGGAAATCCTTCGACGCGCTGACGGCGCGCGAAGTCTATTCGATCCTCGAAGCACGCAGCGCGGTGTTCGTCGTCGAGCAGAACTGCGTGTATCGCGATATCGACGACGCGGACCAGACCGCATGGCACCTGGCCGCCTTCGATCCGGCAGGCCGCGTGGCCGGCTATCTTCGCGTGCTGCTGCCCGATGCGCAGAACACCGACGTACGCATCGGCCGCGTGCTGACGACCGCCGCGTTCCGCGGCGCGGGCCTAGGCAACGGGCTGCTGTCGCGCGCGCTCGAGCATATCCGCGCGCAGTGGCCGGATACGCCGGTGAGCCTGCATGCGCAGGCCCACTTGCAGCGTTTTTACGGGGCATTCGGCTTCACGCCGAGTTCGGACGTGCACGACGAGGACGGCATCCCGCACGTGTGGATGAGCAGCGCGCGCGCGTAATGCGCGACGCGCCGCGCAGCGGTCAGTGCGCGGCGTTTGCTACCGGCGGCCGGTCCGCGCGCTGCGCGGCCCGTTCATCGATCAGGCGGCCGCGCGCGGACAGCCGCAACCAGTGCCGCAGCGCGATCAGCGCGCCGATCACGCTCATCATCGAGCCGGGAATCCACAGCAGCAGGCCACCGATCTGCTGGTCGCGCAGCGGGCTCAGCCACGTGAACGCACGGCCGCAGATCGAATAGATCGGATACAGCTCGTGCGGCGTGAAGAAGATCAGCGCGCCGAGCGCGATCTGCGGCGGGATCGCCGCGACGACGATCAGGATCCGGCGGCCCGGCGACAACCGCGCGGGCGGCGCGGGACGCGGATCGACGACGAGCCACCAGAACAGCAGCCCGTCGATCACCATGCTCCAGTTCATCACGCGATAGAGACGCCAGTCGAGCATCGCGATGAAGTGGATCGGCGACAGCAGCCAGAAATAGATCAGCCCGACGAACAGCACGACCGCGACGACGGGATGGAACACCACGTCGAGCGTCGCGCGCACGGGCGCCCATGCGAGTGCAGGGCGCACGAAACGCTGCCGCCAGCGGAACGGGATGCCCGCGCGAATCGCCGCGCCCGGATAGGACAGCGCGATAAAGAACGGCCCGAGGTGGTGCAGCACCAGGTGCTGCGCGCGATGCAGGAAGAACTCGTGCTCGAAGAAATAGTCGAGCCGCGTATGCAGTGCGATGTAGAGCGCCGTCAGCCCGAACCAGAACGAGAACTGCCGCAGCGGCGACACCTTCGCCTTCTTCACGCCGCGCGCGAACAGCACGGCAGCGGTCAGCACCGCGATCACCACGGTGGGCGACGGTTCCCACGGATCGAGCCAGTACAGGAGGTTCATCGTGCGCGCATTACTTCGCCTGGGCCGGCGACTTCACGGCGAACGGCGCATCGACCGTTTCGCCGTCGGAGAACTTCAGGCGCAGGTGCACGGTGTCGCCCGGCTTGATCGCGTGCTTCGGCTCTTCGAGCATGAAGTGGTAGCCGCCCGGCGCGATGTCGACCTTGCCGCGCGCGGGGATCGTCAGCTTGTCGACCATTTCCATCTTCTGCGTCGAGCCGTTCGAGACGGTCTGGTGCAGCATGGCCATCCCGTAGTCGGGGCTGTCGACGTCGACGAGATCGACCGGCTTGTCGCTCGTGTTCACGAGCGTCACGTAGCCGCCGGCCGGCAGCTTGTTCGGCAGCCAGCGCACCCACGCGTTCTGCGCAGTGATCGCGCCGGCGGCATACGCGTGGGCGCCTGCGCACAGCGCGGCGAGGAGGGCGAGCGTCTTGAGGGTCGTTTTCGTTTTCATGTCGGGATGAATTCAGGTAGTGGAGGCGGTGTCGATGATCCGGCGCACATCGGCGGCGATGGCGTCGGGCGAGTCGCGGTCGGTCGCAAGCAGGCGGGCGCGGCCGCTCGCGTCGAAGATGTAGACGGCCGAGCTGTGCGTGACTTCGTAGCCGCCCGACGGATCGCGCTTTTCCATCTGGTACGCGACGCGATAGCGCTTCGCGAGCGATTCGATCTGGCGGTCGGTGCCGGTCAGGCCGCGCGCATGCGCGGCATCGAACGCGGCGACATACGATTGCATGGCCTGCGGCGTGTCGCGCGCAGGGTCGACCGACACGAACAGGATGCGCACGTTGTTTGCCTGCGGGCCGAGCTTCGTGAGCACTTCCATCAGCCGTGCCATCGTTTCGGGGCAGACATCGGGGCAGTGCGTGTAGCCGAAGTAGACGAGCGCAACCTGGCCGTGGAATGCATCGGCGTCAACGGGGTGGCCGTCGCCGCCCGTCAGCGTGAACGACAGGTCGGGCAGGTGGCCGGTCACGTTGGTGAGGTTCCAGCGTGGCTCGTCGTGCGTGCACGCGGCGAGTGCCACGGCGGCGGCGAGGGCCGCGGCCGTGCGGATGAGGCGGGAGAAGCGCCGGTGCGGCGCGGGACGGGCAGACGACATCCTGGGGCTCGATCGGACGAAATGGTAGCCGGGGCGCGGCGCCATGCGTCGCGCGGCAGGCGGTTGCGACTGTAGCGCAATTCGCGCACCGGCGTCCTTTCGAAACCCGTACGCGACGGGCGAGCGGGGCAATATGTCGCAGTTGACGCAGTGGGCGGCGCGATGCCGGCGCTGCGCCGGTTTCGCCCATCTCGATGCGCAGGCGCGGTAAGATGCGCACAATTCCATTCGCGCAGCGGCCGCCCGGCGTTTGCCGGCCGGCCCTCACACTATCGAATCGATGCAATCCGTTCCGGCTTCCCTGTCCCTGACCGATACCGCGTTCTTCTTCGACTTCGACGGCACGCTCGTCGAGTTGGCGCCGACGCCCGACAGCATTCATGTTCCGCCGTCGCTGCTGACGCTGCTCGACGAGCTGCAGCGCCGCTCGCACGGCGCGGTCGCGATCGTGTCCGGGCGCGGGATCGACAACATCGACACGTTCCTGAAGATGCCCGACATGCCGATCGCCGGCCTGCACGGCGCGGAGCGTCGCGATGCGAACGGCGACACGCAACGTATCGGCTTCAACGACGAACGCCTGCTGCGCATCGAGCGCGAGCTGGCGGCCGTCGTCGACCGTCATCCGGGCATGCTGCTCGAAATCAAGGGCGCGGCCGTCGCGCTGCACTACCGCAACGCGCCCGAGCGCGAGGCGGCGGCGCGCGCGGCCACCGAGCGCCTCGTCGCCGACTATGCCGATGCGTATGTGCTGCAGCCCGGCAAGATGGTGTTCGAGATCAAGCCGAAAGGCGTCGACAAGGGGCGCGCGCTCGCCGCGTTCCTCGACGAGCCGCCGTTTGCCGGCCGCGTGCCGGTGTTCGCGGGCGACGACCTGACCGACGAGAAGGGCTTCGCGGTGGTCAACGCGCGCGGCGGCCTGTCGATCAAGGTCGGCGCGGGCGAGACGTCCGCCCGCATGCGGCTCGATTCGGTCGACGCGCTGCATGAGCAGATCGCGTGCTGGCTTGGTGCGGGGCAGTCGGACGCATGAGTCGCCTCATCATTGTTTCAAACCGCGTTGCGCCGATTTCGGAAGGCGAACCGGCGGCGGGTGGTCTCGCGATCGGCGTCTACGATGCGCTGAAGGAGACGGGCGGCATGTGGTTCGGCTGGAGCGGCGAGGTCGTCGCGTCCGGCGCACCGCAAATTCGCGTCGAGGAGCACGGGCCGGTCACGTTCGCGACCATCGGCCTGTCGCGGCGCGACTACGACCAGTATTACCGCGGCTTCTCGAACGCGACGCTGTGGCCCGCGTTTCATTACCGCACCGACCTGATCCAGTACGACCGTCACGAGTTCGAAGGCTACAGCCGCGTGAACGTGTGGCTTGCCCAGCAGCTCGTGCCGCTGCTGCAGGACGACGACGTGATCTGGGTGCACGACTATCACCTGATCCCGTTCGCGCGCGCACTGCGCGCGGCCGGCGTGAAGAACCGCATCGGCTTCTTCCTGCATATCCCGTTTCCGGCTGCACAGGTGCTCGTCAACGTGCCGCCGCATCGCGATCTCGTCGAGTCACTGTGCGCGTTCGACCTGATCGGTTTCCAGACCGAACCCGACCTGCGCGCGTTCTGCGACTACGTCGAATCCGAAGCGGACGGCGTGATCGAGCGCGACGGCCACCTGGCGACGGTGCGCGCATTCGGCCGGACGCTGCGCGCGGCCGCCTATCCGATCGGCGTGCATCCGGACGAGATCGCGTCGCTCGCGCAGGCCGGCGAGCACGGCAAGGCGGTGCGCACGCTCGCGATCTCGCTGCGCGGCCGCAAGCTGATCATGAGCGTCGACCGGCTCGATTATTCGAAGGGGCTCGTCGAGCGCTTCCGTGCGTTCGAGAAGCTGCTCGAGCACGAGCCGTCGCATCGCAATCGCGTGTCGTTCCTGCAGATCGCGCCGTCGACCCGCGCGGAGCTGCGCGCGTACCAGGACATCCGGCTACAGCTCGAAGGGGAGTCGGGGCGCATCAACGGACGCTTCGCCGAGCTCGACTGGGCGCCGATCCTCTATATCCATCGTCAGTACGACCGCCAGCTGCTCGCTGCGCTGTACCGGCTCGCGCGGGTCGGCTACGTGACGCCGCTGCGCGACGGGATGAATCTCGTCGCGAAGGAATACGTGTCCGCGCAGAATCCGGAGGATCCGGGCGTGCTCGTACTGTCGCGCTTCGCGGGCGCCGCACGCGAGTTGACGGGGGCGCTGATCGTCAATCCGATCGATATCGACGGAATGGCC includes these proteins:
- a CDS encoding GNAT family N-acetyltransferase; the protein is MTTPGLDTREARLSDCAAIARLLCQLGYEATPALIHEKLQSFADKPGDLVCVTTLDGEVVGSISLHILPLFHAAGNLGRITSMVVDERHRGCGIGGALMATAERWFESGRCVKLEVTSGDQRPDAHRFYAHHGFARDGQRLSRKMHP
- a CDS encoding GNAT family N-acetyltransferase is translated as MNSPKQRDDVRLIDCSEAEHAPAILEILNDAIATSTALYDYKPRPPEAMVAWFAAKRAGGFPVIGAVDASGTLLGFASWGTFRAFPAYKYTVEHSVYVHRDQRGRGLGEVLLREVVRRAHEAQVHVVVGCIDATNAGSIALHTKLGFVHSGTITQAGFKFGRWLDAAFYQLTLDTPAQPVDG
- a CDS encoding helix-turn-helix domain-containing protein; the encoded protein is MKESATAVADDTGINERIARRVRDLRTVRGYTLDALAARSGVSRSMISLIERASASPTAVVLDKLAAGLGVSLAGLFGGDQDDTPTQPLARHAQQAEWRDPASGYVRRNLSPAGWPSPIQLVEVDFPPGARVAYDSGGRESALHQQVWVISGRVDVTFGDALHELHEGDCLAMRLDQPLIFSNPSSHAARYVVAICDASAAGVRNL
- a CDS encoding ParD-like family protein — translated: MGIIKISEHMHERLRSTSTALSRSINAQAEHWLRVGMLAELNPALSYGDICRMLIEAEARGGEAGPAESVEHGIEQVA
- the map gene encoding type I methionyl aminopeptidase produces the protein MAKREIPIRGAAEIAKSREAAKLASQVLTMITEHVKPGVTTDELDVLCRNYIVDVLGAIPANIGYHGYPKTLCTSVNHVVCHGIPTSRPLRDGDIVNLDIAVIKDGWFGDTSRMYFVGEPNELARRLVATTYEAMHAGIRAVRPGATLGDVGYAIQQVAHREGFSVVREYCGHGIGDVYHDEPQVLHYGRPGTGVPLRPGMIFTIEPMLNAGKRDTRMLADGWTVVTKDHSLSAQWEHMVVVTETGFEVLSEDVKPQAFPVLSGTHAA
- a CDS encoding GAF domain-containing protein is translated as MFTLSNDPNASKADQYATLVEQARALVESERDLTANAANFSALVYHSLDRLNWAGFYFFDGTELVVGPFQGKPACVRIALGKGVCGTAAQTRETQVVRDVHDFPGHIACDAASESEIVVPLVAADGTLIGVWDVDSPVAARFDDEDRKGMEALCRVFVESAWQKARG
- a CDS encoding LysR family transcriptional regulator; protein product: MNDKARDLNDLYYFVQVVEHGGFAPAGRALDMPKSKLSRRIALLEARLGMRLIQRSTRRFTVTDVGQTYYAHCRAMLVEADAADEAIALLHEEPRGIVRVSCPIVLLDSLVGTMIAAFMVACPRVEIHLEATNRRVDVVGEGIDVAIRVRPPPLEDSDLALRMLAERGQCLVASPSLLREHGAPAVPADLARLPSLDHGAPQSAHVWRLRGPDGAHAEIHHQPRFVTGGMLALRAAAVAGVGIVQLPTMMVRDEVARGELVTVLPDWAPRREIVHAVFASRRGLLPSVRALLDFLAERFAELEPD
- a CDS encoding pirin family protein, whose amino-acid sequence is MKKIQGVYSAPRGHWVGDGFPVRSMFSYQSHGAHLSPFLLLDYAGPATFEPGSVSAPRGVGQHPHRGFETVTIVYDGEVAHRDSTGAGGVIGPGDVQWMTAASGILHEEFHSEGFTQRGGPLEMVQLWVNLPAADKMGAPGYQTLLNADIPVVELPDGAGHARIIAGEFDGRRGPARTHTPIDVWDVRLVAGGHVRFPVADGRTLAVVVLSGTVQVNGETVAREAQFVQLGRDGSDVEIEANGDAKLLILSGEPIDEPVVGYGPFVMNSQEEIRTAIEDFNSGRFGQMPA
- a CDS encoding GNAT family N-acetyltransferase; this translates as MNASAASPSAADLDWRWKSFDALTAREVYSILEARSAVFVVEQNCVYRDIDDADQTAWHLAAFDPAGRVAGYLRVLLPDAQNTDVRIGRVLTTAAFRGAGLGNGLLSRALEHIRAQWPDTPVSLHAQAHLQRFYGAFGFTPSSDVHDEDGIPHVWMSSARA
- a CDS encoding cytochrome c oxidase assembly protein — encoded protein: MNLLYWLDPWEPSPTVVIAVLTAAVLFARGVKKAKVSPLRQFSFWFGLTALYIALHTRLDYFFEHEFFLHRAQHLVLHHLGPFFIALSYPGAAIRAGIPFRWRQRFVRPALAWAPVRATLDVVFHPVVAVVLFVGLIYFWLLSPIHFIAMLDWRLYRVMNWSMVIDGLLFWWLVVDPRPAPPARLSPGRRILIVVAAIPPQIALGALIFFTPHELYPIYSICGRAFTWLSPLRDQQIGGLLLWIPGSMMSVIGALIALRHWLRLSARGRLIDERAAQRADRPPVANAAH
- a CDS encoding copper chaperone PCu(A)C codes for the protein MKTKTTLKTLALLAALCAGAHAYAAGAITAQNAWVRWLPNKLPAGGYVTLVNTSDKPVDLVDVDSPDYGMAMLHQTVSNGSTQKMEMVDKLTIPARGKVDIAPGGYHFMLEEPKHAIKPGDTVHLRLKFSDGETVDAPFAVKSPAQAK
- a CDS encoding SCO family protein — protein: MSSARPAPHRRFSRLIRTAAALAAAVALAACTHDEPRWNLTNVTGHLPDLSFTLTGGDGHPVDADAFHGQVALVYFGYTHCPDVCPETMARLMEVLTKLGPQANNVRILFVSVDPARDTPQAMQSYVAAFDAAHARGLTGTDRQIESLAKRYRVAYQMEKRDPSGGYEVTHSSAVYIFDASGRARLLATDRDSPDAIAADVRRIIDTASTT
- the otsB gene encoding trehalose-phosphatase produces the protein MQSVPASLSLTDTAFFFDFDGTLVELAPTPDSIHVPPSLLTLLDELQRRSHGAVAIVSGRGIDNIDTFLKMPDMPIAGLHGAERRDANGDTQRIGFNDERLLRIERELAAVVDRHPGMLLEIKGAAVALHYRNAPEREAAARAATERLVADYADAYVLQPGKMVFEIKPKGVDKGRALAAFLDEPPFAGRVPVFAGDDLTDEKGFAVVNARGGLSIKVGAGETSARMRLDSVDALHEQIACWLGAGQSDA
- the otsA gene encoding alpha,alpha-trehalose-phosphate synthase (UDP-forming), whose translation is MSRLIIVSNRVAPISEGEPAAGGLAIGVYDALKETGGMWFGWSGEVVASGAPQIRVEEHGPVTFATIGLSRRDYDQYYRGFSNATLWPAFHYRTDLIQYDRHEFEGYSRVNVWLAQQLVPLLQDDDVIWVHDYHLIPFARALRAAGVKNRIGFFLHIPFPAAQVLVNVPPHRDLVESLCAFDLIGFQTEPDLRAFCDYVESEADGVIERDGHLATVRAFGRTLRAAAYPIGVHPDEIASLAQAGEHGKAVRTLAISLRGRKLIMSVDRLDYSKGLVERFRAFEKLLEHEPSHRNRVSFLQIAPSTRAELRAYQDIRLQLEGESGRINGRFAELDWAPILYIHRQYDRQLLAALYRLARVGYVTPLRDGMNLVAKEYVSAQNPEDPGVLVLSRFAGAARELTGALIVNPIDIDGMADALSQALTMPLAERRARYTDMIAQLRENNVSVWRDNFLRDLQHA